A region from the Vicia villosa cultivar HV-30 ecotype Madison, WI linkage group LG3, Vvil1.0, whole genome shotgun sequence genome encodes:
- the LOC131661879 gene encoding uncharacterized protein LOC131661879, translating to MMMIPDRLETCHDPLRITRLTFIPEKLGDLVSMAIKIGILVCLIGSIALAIHSTFAKPDRWFPLPEHLHIIQNDSVIEIDVETTNISHIVFGIAGSSNTWHSRSNYGKLWWNANTCRGYVWLDKRPKNLKADDELIPYKISKGWAKFKHTHSASAVRIARIVYDSFRLGLPNVRWFVMGDDDTVFFPENLATVLGKYDHNQLYYIGGNSESVEQDVMHSFDMAFGGGGIAISYALAARLANIMDSCLHRYFYFYGSDQRVWACIKELGVSLTRESGFHQFDVQGNPYGILAAHPLAPLVSLHHLDRLNSLFPNQTQMRSLRKLIGAYQLDPARIVQQSICYDHSRKWSISISWGYSIQIYSLLVSAADLQMPLQTFKTWRTWSDGPFTFNTRWINPDVCEQPSIFFLDRVKKVGTGSVMTYKRSVDQEAKKCNRADGEIRRIKVSALRLNSEYWKNVPRRHCCQYMNGGSIKDGNVHIRIRKCRPQETIST from the exons atgatgatgattccGGATCGGTTAGAGACTTGTCATGATCCTCTTAGAATAACAAGATTAACTTTTATACCAGAAAAACTGGGTGACTTAGTTTCAATGGCAATAAAGATTGGCATACTGGTCTGTCTTATAGGATCCATAGCACTTGCTATCCATTCAACGTTCGCTAAACCGGACCGGTGGTTTCCGTTACCGGAGCATTTACATATTATACAGAATGATTCGGTCATTGAAATCGACGTTGAAACAACAAACATCTCACATATTGTATTCGGCATTGCTGGTTCATCGAACACGTGGCATAGCCGTAGCAACTACGGGAAGCTTTGGTGGAATGCAAACACTTGTAGAGGTTATGTTTGGCTTGACAAGAGACCGAAGAATTTGAAGGCGGATGATGAGTTAATTCCATATAAAATCTCAAAGGGATGGGCCAAGTTCAAGCACACGCACTCTGCGTCTGCTGTTCGGATAGCACGGATAGTTTATGACAGCTTTAGACTCGGTTTGCCAAATGTTAGGTGGTTTGTAATGGGAGACGATGATACGGTGTTTTTTCCGGAGAACTTAGCTACTGTGTTGGGAAAATATGATCACAATCAGTTGTACTATATTGGTGGAAATTCTGAGAGTGTGGAACAAGATGTGATGCATTCTTTTGATATGGCTTTTGGTGGTGGTGGTATTGCAATTAGTTATGCATTAGCAGCTAGATTAGCCAATATTATGGATTCTTGTCTTCATAGATACTTTTATTTTTATGGTTCTGATCAAAGAGTTTGGGCTTGTATAAAAGAATTAGGAGTATCTCTTACCCGAGAAAGCGGATTCCATCAG TTTGACGTTCAAGGGAATCCATATGGTATTTTAGCCGCGCACCCTTTGGCGCCACTTGTGTCGCTCCATCACCTAGATCGATTGAACTCATTGTTTCCGAACCAAACTCAAATGAGATCATTGAGAAAGCTAATCGGTGCATACCAGCTTGACCCTGCAAGGATAGTGCAGCAGAGTATCTGTTATGATCATAGCCGAAAATGGTCGATATCTATTTCGTGGGGCTACTCAATACAAATCTATTCACTGTTGGTGAGTGCAGCAGATTTGCAGATGCCCTTGCAGACGTTCAAAACATGGAGAACTTGGAGCGATGGTCCTTTCACGTTTAATACTCGATGGATAAACCCTGATGTATGTGAGCAGCCATCTATATTTTTCCTGGATCGGGTTAAAAAGGTGGGCACCGGAAGTGTAATGACCTATAAGAGATCTGTTGACCAGGAAGCAAAAAAGTGCAACAGAGCAGATGGAGAAATTCGGAGAATTAAAGTTTCTGCCTTGAGGCTGAATTCAGAATATTGGAAGAAT GTACCACGTAGGCATTGCTGCCAATATATGAATGGTGGAAGCATAAAGGATGGCAATGTGCATATCAGAATCAGGAAGTGCAGACCTCAAGAAACAATTTCGACTTAG